A genomic window from Halodesulfovibrio sp. includes:
- a CDS encoding efflux RND transporter periplasmic adaptor subunit: MQANAPSRKKIFINAAIFILMTTLGITGYMFFMNSKPKVAKKPPVKKVLTVTTAHIKKGSVPLQIQGTGTVIPAQQIELKPEVTGTVVWISPQFAAGGVIKKGEPVLRIDTSDYEIALRKSISALDTAKAELMLEEGQQRVAKESVRLLDANKKSPKYSTELALRKPQLMKAKAGLEKAQAEVEQAKLNLSRCELRAPFDVLVQKTGVNLGSRVTASSTLATLVGIEEYWIEAAIPVDRLEQLGLHRDTITATVVRQGGSSSWEGTVLRLTGTLTESTRLARVVVSVKDPLRLASKNFSTPLMLGDYVDVNIQGKTIESVYKIPRDFVRNENQVWIYANGTLQVRDLAVVWKSPEAVYASTGIAESDAVITSYLSNAYSGMTLALESTTTPNVASQPVKQTHPAKSVPSGKRSSNGNNVATAE; the protein is encoded by the coding sequence ATGCAAGCCAACGCCCCATCCCGCAAAAAAATATTCATCAATGCAGCCATCTTCATTCTTATGACGACACTCGGCATCACAGGATATATGTTTTTCATGAATTCTAAACCGAAGGTTGCCAAGAAGCCCCCTGTGAAAAAGGTGCTTACCGTTACTACGGCACATATCAAAAAAGGCAGTGTCCCCCTTCAGATTCAAGGAACAGGAACTGTTATTCCAGCGCAACAAATTGAACTGAAACCAGAAGTAACTGGCACTGTAGTATGGATTTCTCCACAATTCGCCGCTGGTGGGGTTATTAAAAAGGGTGAGCCTGTTTTACGCATCGATACAAGCGATTACGAAATTGCTCTGCGTAAAAGCATAAGCGCACTTGATACTGCAAAAGCCGAATTGATGCTTGAAGAAGGTCAGCAGCGTGTTGCCAAAGAAAGCGTGCGCCTGCTGGATGCAAATAAAAAATCGCCTAAATACAGCACTGAACTTGCGTTACGTAAACCGCAACTGATGAAAGCAAAAGCAGGGCTTGAAAAAGCACAGGCAGAAGTTGAACAGGCAAAATTGAACCTTAGCCGTTGTGAATTACGTGCACCATTTGACGTGCTGGTGCAGAAAACCGGAGTTAACCTCGGCTCTCGAGTCACCGCTTCTTCCACACTTGCAACTCTTGTAGGTATCGAAGAATATTGGATCGAAGCAGCCATTCCTGTTGATCGTCTGGAGCAACTGGGCTTGCACCGTGACACGATTACAGCAACAGTCGTCCGACAGGGAGGCTCCTCCAGTTGGGAAGGAACAGTTCTCAGACTTACCGGAACACTTACCGAATCAACAAGACTTGCCCGCGTCGTAGTAAGCGTCAAAGATCCGCTTCGTCTTGCATCAAAAAATTTCTCCACTCCGCTTATGCTCGGTGATTATGTGGATGTAAATATTCAAGGCAAGACTATTGAATCTGTATACAAAATTCCGCGCGACTTTGTTCGCAATGAAAATCAGGTATGGATTTATGCCAACGGAACGCTTCAAGTCCGCGACCTTGCCGTCGTATGGAAATCACCGGAGGCTGTCTACGCATCTACTGGCATTGCAGAATCCGACGCTGTTATCACATCGTATCTCAGCAATGCATATTCCGGCATGACTCTGGCTCTGGAATCAACCACGACGCCCAATGTTGCCAGCCAACCCGTAAAGCAAACGCATCCTGCCAAATCAGTACCATCCGGCAAGCGTTCTTCAAACGGAAACAACGTAGCCACTGCGGAGTAA
- the alr gene encoding alanine racemase: MLHSEPLWAEIDLSAIRHNVREIRRVVGNQKAMLVVVKGNAYGHGAIQVANAAIREGAEYLGVARLSEAIVLRNAGIKAPILILGYTPPDCAPRLVDLKLTQTVHSCEYAERLASFLHCAKAKLTVHIKIDTGMGRLGFLPESFAGQSSIVDRVNDINRHGVFDLEGICTHFAASDAACLDNAYRQLDLFKQTIESLKAAGFEFPRIHAANSAAIVTMPEAHFTMVRPGIVTYGLYPSDVIDRSMLDLKPAMTVKASLVSVKEAPGGTTVSYGHTHVCEENTRIGVVPIGYADGYDRSLSSKGIMLVHGKRVPVVGRVCMDQTMIDLGAVPDADCGDEVVILGSQGDSSITADETAQMLGTINYEIVARLMARVRRVYI, translated from the coding sequence ATGCTGCATTCAGAGCCATTGTGGGCTGAAATAGATCTTTCTGCAATTCGTCATAATGTACGAGAAATCCGGCGTGTTGTCGGAAATCAAAAAGCAATGCTTGTTGTGGTGAAGGGCAATGCTTACGGTCATGGTGCAATTCAGGTTGCTAACGCCGCTATTCGTGAAGGCGCGGAATACCTTGGTGTAGCGCGGCTGAGCGAAGCTATTGTGTTGCGAAATGCTGGTATTAAAGCACCAATTTTGATTCTGGGATATACGCCGCCCGATTGTGCACCGCGCCTTGTTGATCTTAAATTAACGCAGACAGTGCATTCCTGTGAATATGCAGAACGTCTTGCATCATTTTTACACTGTGCCAAGGCGAAACTTACGGTTCATATTAAAATTGATACCGGAATGGGACGCTTAGGATTTTTGCCGGAAAGCTTTGCGGGGCAATCTTCGATTGTTGACCGTGTGAATGATATTAATCGGCATGGCGTGTTTGATTTGGAAGGAATTTGTACACATTTTGCCGCCAGTGATGCTGCCTGCTTGGATAATGCCTACAGGCAATTGGATCTATTCAAACAGACCATCGAATCCTTGAAGGCTGCCGGATTTGAGTTTCCACGCATTCATGCTGCCAACAGTGCAGCAATTGTGACGATGCCGGAAGCGCATTTTACAATGGTTAGACCGGGGATTGTCACATACGGGCTGTATCCTTCTGACGTAATAGATCGCAGTATGCTTGATTTAAAGCCTGCCATGACAGTCAAAGCTTCCTTGGTGAGTGTTAAAGAAGCACCGGGCGGGACAACCGTCAGCTACGGTCATACTCATGTGTGCGAAGAAAATACGCGGATAGGAGTTGTCCCGATAGGCTACGCAGACGGATATGATAGATCACTTTCATCAAAGGGAATTATGCTGGTGCATGGTAAACGGGTTCCTGTAGTGGGTAGAGTTTGTATGGATCAGACTATGATTGACCTTGGAGCAGTACCGGATGCTGATTGTGGTGATGAAGTCGTTATCCTTGGTTCACAAGGAGATAGCTCCATTACTGCGGATGAAACAGCCCAGATGCTCGGAACAATTAATTATGAAATTGTAGCGCGTCTTATGGCTCGTGTACGACGAGTCTATATTTAA
- a CDS encoding bifunctional enoyl-CoA hydratase/phosphate acetyltransferase, producing the protein MPITSLQSLADYIIEGRVATKLAVAACAEGFVLRACVEAYAKGIAEPILVGDIELAEKLAAERDLDLSPFEKHHIPDPAEAVTKCIALVKEGHAGAIMKGKVNTDVLLRGVLNKETGMPPKGVLSHVGVFNAPDEDRLMLITDAGINIAPNMQRKVDIVKNALRIAKMLKIEQPKVAMLAATEKVIYPAMPATLDAQMVAKMAEQGEFGDALVAGPFALDLAVSMRAVESKGVDNPVAGKADILVAPDIESGNILYKSLTALMNRDMAGMVAGSEVPIVLPSRGDTDRTKFYSIALAMIMAMDKKESP; encoded by the coding sequence ATGCCTATAACTTCCCTTCAGTCCCTTGCAGATTACATTATTGAAGGCCGTGTTGCCACCAAGCTCGCCGTTGCTGCCTGTGCAGAAGGCTTTGTCCTTCGCGCATGCGTTGAAGCTTACGCCAAAGGAATTGCTGAACCAATTCTTGTTGGCGATATTGAACTTGCAGAAAAGCTTGCCGCGGAACGCGACCTTGATCTCTCTCCGTTTGAAAAACATCACATTCCTGACCCAGCTGAAGCTGTTACTAAATGCATAGCCTTAGTAAAAGAAGGTCATGCCGGTGCTATTATGAAAGGTAAAGTTAACACCGATGTACTGCTGCGCGGTGTGCTTAACAAAGAAACCGGCATGCCGCCAAAAGGTGTTCTTTCCCATGTTGGTGTTTTCAACGCTCCGGATGAAGACCGCCTGATGCTCATTACAGATGCGGGAATTAACATCGCACCGAACATGCAGCGTAAGGTAGACATTGTAAAAAATGCACTGCGCATCGCAAAAATGCTCAAAATTGAGCAACCGAAAGTTGCAATGCTGGCAGCAACAGAAAAAGTTATCTACCCAGCTATGCCCGCCACACTTGATGCCCAGATGGTTGCTAAAATGGCAGAACAGGGTGAATTTGGCGATGCACTGGTTGCTGGACCTTTTGCGCTTGATCTTGCGGTTTCCATGCGCGCTGTAGAAAGTAAAGGTGTGGACAACCCTGTAGCAGGCAAAGCTGATATTCTTGTTGCACCGGATATCGAAAGCGGGAACATTTTATACAAATCGCTCACAGCACTTATGAACCGGGATATGGCTGGAATGGTTGCCGGTAGCGAAGTACCGATTGTACTTCCTTCACGCGGAGACACTGACCGCACAAAATTTTACTCTATTGCGCTAGCCATGATTATGGCTATGGATAAAAAGGAGTCGCCTTAA
- the ilvN gene encoding acetolactate synthase small subunit: MIYTISALVNNQPGVVADVTAVFRDRSINFKSISCAETEEFEVSRLVITVESDSDTIKTLIQDIANLAAVSEVDTLERNDFVDRQMALIKVGFTKDTMTQVMQIFEVFRADVVSMGQQTITVEITGDEDKVDGLIKMLRPHGIRSLCRTGVVALKRGDE, translated from the coding sequence ATGATTTATACAATCTCTGCATTGGTTAATAACCAGCCGGGTGTTGTTGCCGACGTCACAGCTGTTTTTCGAGACCGCAGCATTAACTTCAAATCCATTTCCTGTGCGGAAACTGAAGAATTTGAAGTATCCAGACTGGTTATTACTGTCGAAAGCGATTCCGACACTATTAAAACACTTATTCAGGACATCGCTAACCTTGCCGCAGTTTCTGAAGTAGATACACTTGAAAGAAATGACTTTGTTGACCGTCAAATGGCGCTTATCAAGGTCGGCTTTACGAAAGATACCATGACACAGGTCATGCAGATTTTCGAAGTTTTCAGGGCAGATGTTGTCAGCATGGGACAACAAACTATCACGGTCGAAATTACAGGAGATGAAGACAAGGTAGACGGTCTCATTAAAATGCTCCGTCCACACGGTATCCGCAGTCTGTGCAGAACCGGCGTTGTTGCCCTTAAACGCGGCGACGAATAA
- the buk gene encoding butyrate kinase, protein MAEHILVINPGSTSTKVAVFDGENELFSCTVEHGKHETLAFNTAMEQMEFRRNTIKAVLKENNLDTVHFDGIAGRGGLLAPMQGGTWNVTDAMLKDLESIQYGEHACNLGAPLALEFAKEHGVQAYIVDPVVTDELDSRARLSGLPELPRRSVFHALSQRAAARKAATKIGKKYADSRFLVCHMGGGVSVAAHRNGKICDVVNALEGDGPFSPERTGRLTALGVLDLVKNGAFTYEELRSRILKTGGLWAHLGTNDLREVEKRMAAGDAKAQLVFEALAYNIAKELSSLIPALMRLDEGESTPVTIDGIVLTGGMANSKKLVETIITNLPPLAPAIVFPAVEEMHALAGGVLRVLRGKESARDYTGTPDDLL, encoded by the coding sequence ATGGCTGAGCACATCCTGGTAATCAACCCGGGTTCAACCTCGACCAAAGTTGCCGTTTTCGACGGAGAAAATGAGTTATTCTCCTGCACAGTTGAACATGGCAAGCACGAAACACTCGCTTTTAATACAGCGATGGAACAAATGGAATTCCGTCGCAATACAATTAAGGCAGTCCTTAAAGAAAACAACTTGGATACCGTGCACTTTGACGGCATTGCAGGGCGCGGTGGACTGCTGGCACCAATGCAGGGCGGCACATGGAACGTAACCGATGCCATGCTTAAGGATCTTGAATCCATCCAGTATGGCGAACACGCATGTAACTTAGGTGCTCCGCTCGCACTCGAATTTGCGAAAGAACACGGCGTACAGGCATATATTGTCGACCCCGTTGTTACTGATGAACTGGACAGCCGCGCCAGACTCAGCGGCTTACCGGAATTACCGCGCCGCAGCGTATTTCATGCCTTGTCCCAAAGAGCGGCTGCACGAAAGGCGGCAACAAAGATTGGCAAAAAATATGCTGACAGCCGTTTTCTTGTATGCCACATGGGCGGTGGTGTATCTGTTGCGGCTCATCGCAACGGCAAAATTTGTGACGTGGTCAATGCACTGGAAGGCGACGGTCCCTTCTCTCCAGAACGAACCGGTCGACTTACAGCACTGGGAGTGCTTGATCTCGTCAAAAATGGAGCTTTCACGTATGAAGAGTTGCGCTCACGCATCCTCAAAACAGGAGGACTGTGGGCACATCTTGGCACAAACGATTTACGTGAAGTTGAAAAACGAATGGCAGCAGGTGATGCTAAAGCGCAGCTCGTCTTTGAAGCTCTTGCATATAACATAGCAAAAGAGCTTTCGAGCCTTATCCCCGCGCTCATGCGCCTTGACGAAGGTGAAAGCACGCCTGTTACCATTGATGGAATCGTCCTCACAGGCGGTATGGCAAACAGCAAAAAACTTGTTGAAACAATCATTACCAATCTACCACCGCTTGCACCTGCAATAGTCTTCCCTGCTGTAGAAGAGATGCATGCACTCGCAGGCGGCGTTTTACGCGTACTTCGGGGCAAAGAAAGCGCCCGTGATTACACAGGAACTCCCGATGACTTACTGTAA
- the glmS gene encoding glutamine--fructose-6-phosphate transaminase (isomerizing) translates to MCGIIGYAGHRPAVPLALKGLKSLEYRGYDSAGVAFVQNNKLTTVRAEGKLGNLESKLESMNISIATSCMGHTRWATHGAPIERNAHPHKSWDESLAIVHNGIIENYQELKDLLTSKGYGFRSDTDSEIFGNLIAEGVKETGSLETGLSWAVNQAEGAYSVLVMEENNPGVIYGARCACPFVLGVGQGENFVASDVPAFLAYTRTVVFLEDGEMVRIDANSWEVKNVRTLEPVEKEVHHIEWDVQAAQKDGYKHFMLKEIFEQPRVVTDCLAGRVDWQKQEVLLPELTALPVPKRLHIVACGTSFNAGMWAQHLFESWARIPVSMEIASEFRYRDVILDEGDMVLVISQSGETADTLAALRIAKEQGVPVIGLCNVVGSSIARESDVTVYTQAGPEISVASTKAMCSQMAVLLLMGLAWSERKGLMEDSLRHEMFEGLRKLPNLLEAELPRIREDAKRLAREYSTARSFFFLGRGVGYPLAMEGALKLKELSYIHAEGYAAGEMKHGPIALIDPEFPTFAIALQDQFFTKVKSNLEEVQARAGDVIALTNPDSDISVKHKWILPNFAYPLSSFMVLPALQLFSYESADYLGKDVDQPRNLAKSVTVE, encoded by the coding sequence ATGTGTGGAATTATTGGGTATGCAGGGCATAGACCTGCTGTTCCTCTTGCATTGAAAGGATTGAAAAGCCTCGAGTATCGTGGATATGATTCTGCCGGTGTTGCATTTGTGCAAAATAATAAGCTCACAACGGTTCGTGCGGAAGGCAAGCTTGGCAATTTAGAGTCCAAACTTGAATCCATGAATATTTCGATTGCAACATCCTGCATGGGACACACCCGCTGGGCAACGCATGGTGCGCCGATAGAGCGTAATGCTCATCCACATAAGTCATGGGATGAATCTCTTGCTATTGTTCATAACGGTATCATTGAAAACTATCAGGAATTAAAAGACCTGTTGACTTCAAAAGGGTACGGCTTCCGTTCTGATACTGATTCTGAAATCTTCGGTAACCTGATTGCTGAAGGTGTGAAAGAGACTGGCTCTCTGGAAACAGGGCTGAGCTGGGCTGTTAATCAAGCAGAAGGTGCATATTCCGTACTCGTGATGGAAGAAAACAACCCCGGCGTTATTTATGGTGCACGTTGCGCCTGTCCGTTTGTGCTTGGTGTCGGGCAAGGTGAAAACTTCGTTGCATCTGACGTTCCTGCTTTTCTTGCATACACACGTACTGTTGTTTTTCTTGAAGATGGTGAAATGGTACGCATTGATGCAAACAGCTGGGAAGTAAAAAACGTCCGCACTCTTGAGCCGGTTGAAAAAGAGGTTCACCACATTGAGTGGGATGTGCAGGCTGCACAAAAAGATGGCTACAAGCACTTTATGCTGAAAGAAATTTTTGAACAGCCGCGTGTGGTTACTGATTGTTTAGCTGGTCGAGTGGACTGGCAAAAGCAGGAAGTACTTTTGCCGGAGCTTACAGCGTTGCCTGTACCAAAGCGTCTGCACATTGTGGCATGCGGCACTAGTTTTAACGCAGGCATGTGGGCGCAGCATCTTTTCGAAAGTTGGGCGCGGATTCCTGTCTCCATGGAAATTGCTTCTGAGTTCCGGTATCGGGACGTTATCCTTGATGAAGGAGATATGGTACTGGTCATCAGTCAGTCCGGCGAAACCGCAGATACTCTTGCAGCACTTCGCATTGCCAAGGAGCAGGGCGTTCCTGTTATCGGCTTATGCAACGTTGTGGGATCATCCATCGCGCGTGAATCTGATGTGACTGTATACACGCAAGCAGGGCCTGAAATTTCTGTAGCGTCTACCAAAGCCATGTGCTCACAGATGGCAGTACTGCTGCTTATGGGGCTTGCATGGTCAGAGCGCAAAGGGTTGATGGAAGACTCGTTGCGGCATGAAATGTTTGAAGGGCTTCGTAAGCTCCCTAATCTTTTGGAAGCTGAGTTACCGCGGATTCGTGAAGACGCTAAACGTCTTGCCCGTGAATACTCAACAGCCCGAAGTTTCTTCTTCCTTGGTCGCGGTGTGGGATACCCGCTTGCCATGGAAGGTGCTCTTAAACTCAAAGAGCTTTCTTACATTCATGCGGAAGGCTATGCAGCCGGTGAAATGAAGCACGGGCCTATTGCTCTTATTGATCCTGAATTCCCAACGTTTGCCATTGCCTTGCAGGATCAGTTCTTTACTAAGGTAAAATCAAACCTTGAAGAAGTCCAAGCTCGAGCTGGTGATGTGATAGCACTGACGAACCCTGATTCGGATATTTCTGTAAAGCATAAATGGATTCTGCCAAACTTTGCGTATCCACTCTCATCCTTTATGGTGCTTCCGGCGTTACAGTTATTCAGCTATGAATCTGCTGACTATCTCGGGAAAGACGTAGATCAGCCGCGTAACCTCGCTAAGAGTGTTACAGTTGAGTAG
- a CDS encoding efflux transporter outer membrane subunit, translating to MPKYAFPILLLSILVCSACAPFAPTQTIAPEVQLQKPYSIQVTGETTNALWWKNFNSKELNALITRALSENFTIHAAYARLKQAHAQLERAGAGQYPTLNLIGNAKAGRTGVKANSSQSGLYDDTQQYRLGAAAAYELDLWGRIEAQRSASEQKLYASQADLDAAAVTVAASVATTWVDLLRVREEIAILNEQVENNKKQLTFQELRFENGLAQSVDVLQQRQILASSQSELPLLVAKEQVLLNALAVLIGSTPLDEPEITQKKLPELIQLPTTGLPADLLANRPDVRSAGFVLFSARWNVAEARANRLPQLTLNADAALNSSVAAVLFNNWAATLAGNIVQSVLDGGVRASEVARTRALVEEKAATYSLTVSKAIQEVEDALVNEEQQQQYIKLLSAQRNATAKTLEDAQLRYLQGQSGYLPLLQEILNVQRLERSMIKQQAELIKFRISLYRALGGSWTYGLADVHESFPKDDKTEGI from the coding sequence ATGCCGAAATATGCTTTCCCCATACTTCTTTTGAGCATCCTAGTATGCTCCGCATGTGCTCCTTTTGCACCTACGCAGACTATTGCGCCCGAAGTTCAGCTTCAAAAGCCCTATTCTATCCAAGTGACGGGTGAAACAACCAATGCACTCTGGTGGAAAAATTTTAATAGCAAAGAATTAAATGCACTCATTACCCGTGCTCTTTCCGAAAACTTCACAATACACGCAGCATATGCCCGCTTAAAACAGGCTCATGCTCAACTGGAACGGGCAGGGGCGGGACAATATCCAACACTCAATCTTATAGGGAATGCCAAGGCAGGCAGAACCGGAGTAAAAGCCAACAGCAGCCAATCGGGATTGTATGACGATACACAGCAATACCGTCTGGGAGCTGCTGCGGCATATGAACTTGATCTTTGGGGACGTATAGAAGCACAACGCAGTGCAAGCGAACAAAAACTGTATGCATCGCAAGCAGACCTTGATGCTGCCGCCGTTACTGTTGCGGCTTCCGTCGCCACCACATGGGTTGATCTACTCAGAGTACGTGAAGAAATAGCAATTTTAAACGAGCAAGTAGAAAACAACAAAAAACAACTCACATTCCAAGAACTCCGTTTTGAAAACGGATTAGCGCAATCTGTTGACGTATTGCAGCAACGACAAATTTTAGCCTCAAGTCAATCGGAATTGCCGTTGCTGGTTGCCAAGGAACAAGTCCTCCTTAATGCTCTTGCTGTGCTCATAGGCAGTACGCCTCTTGATGAACCGGAAATCACACAAAAAAAACTTCCTGAGCTTATACAACTTCCCACAACGGGACTTCCGGCAGACTTACTTGCAAACAGACCCGATGTCCGCTCCGCAGGTTTCGTACTTTTTTCTGCCAGATGGAATGTAGCCGAAGCACGAGCCAACAGGCTGCCGCAATTAACACTCAATGCAGATGCCGCACTGAACAGCAGTGTTGCGGCTGTTCTTTTCAACAACTGGGCTGCTACTCTTGCAGGCAATATTGTGCAGTCAGTTCTGGATGGTGGCGTGCGCGCCTCTGAAGTCGCACGAACCCGCGCTCTCGTCGAAGAAAAAGCTGCCACTTACAGCCTCACAGTATCCAAAGCTATTCAAGAAGTTGAAGACGCTCTCGTAAACGAAGAACAGCAACAACAATACATAAAACTTCTCTCCGCTCAGCGAAACGCAACAGCAAAGACCTTAGAAGATGCGCAGTTACGGTATCTTCAAGGGCAAAGTGGCTACCTGCCTTTGCTACAGGAAATTCTCAATGTGCAACGATTGGAACGCAGCATGATAAAGCAGCAGGCAGAGCTGATAAAATTTAGAATTTCTTTGTACCGTGCCCTTGGAGGCAGCTGGACTTACGGTCTTGCTGATGTGCATGAATCATTTCCAAAAGACGATAAAACAGAAGGGATATAA
- a CDS encoding glycosyltransferase family 9 protein translates to MTDSTLALNPSKVKKILVCQLRQIGDVMLSTPVAELLAKKFPDAEIHYFTEKKCVPVLQHNPYISHIWALDKKELSNPFKEFVFYKKVARQGYDLMVGLQHLPRIRWISYLTDAPVKLSYHSSWINDLGYTHLTPAKDGYASESKAAILAPLGIEWNCTTPKLFLTEEERSAMAGRLKEWGVTEEHRLITVDATHHDLGRKYPAENYAKVISALAKKHSDLRFVLLAGPGEEGIFDDILQNCDTPEAVIVPKPSLQLREVAACQERCILHFGNCSAPRHMSVAVGTPTFVVLGSSSDAWRFPSDAHTTVNSDIDCRPCNNSTCPVGYKCLSELDPEYVAQQLLNHIEGITD, encoded by the coding sequence GTGACTGACAGCACCCTTGCCCTTAATCCCTCAAAAGTAAAAAAGATTCTTGTTTGCCAGCTTAGGCAGATAGGCGACGTGATGCTCTCCACACCAGTGGCAGAGTTGCTCGCAAAAAAATTTCCTGATGCAGAGATTCATTATTTTACAGAAAAAAAATGTGTCCCTGTGTTGCAGCATAATCCGTATATTTCTCACATATGGGCACTGGATAAAAAAGAGCTCTCTAACCCTTTTAAAGAGTTTGTGTTCTACAAAAAAGTGGCACGTCAGGGATATGACCTGATGGTGGGCTTGCAGCATCTTCCAAGAATCCGTTGGATTTCTTATCTCACAGATGCGCCTGTGAAGCTCAGCTACCACTCTTCATGGATTAATGATCTCGGCTACACTCACCTTACTCCAGCCAAAGACGGATATGCTTCTGAATCAAAGGCAGCGATTCTTGCGCCGTTGGGAATTGAGTGGAATTGCACTACCCCTAAGCTTTTTTTGACCGAAGAAGAGCGATCAGCAATGGCTGGGCGATTAAAGGAGTGGGGTGTAACTGAAGAGCACAGGCTTATTACTGTTGATGCCACTCACCATGACCTTGGGCGTAAATATCCTGCGGAAAACTATGCAAAGGTTATCAGTGCCTTGGCGAAAAAGCATAGCGATCTTCGTTTTGTTCTGCTGGCAGGTCCCGGTGAAGAAGGTATTTTTGATGATATCTTGCAAAACTGCGATACGCCGGAAGCGGTGATTGTTCCGAAGCCGAGCTTGCAACTGCGTGAAGTGGCTGCATGTCAGGAACGCTGCATCTTGCACTTCGGCAACTGTTCTGCACCACGGCATATGTCTGTTGCTGTGGGAACCCCGACGTTTGTTGTTCTTGGCTCCAGCAGCGATGCATGGCGTTTCCCATCTGATGCGCATACAACCGTTAATTCAGATATTGATTGTCGTCCGTGCAATAACAGCACCTGCCCTGTCGGATATAAATGTCTTTCTGAGCTTGATCCTGAGTATGTTGCGCAGCAGCTTTTGAATCATATTGAAGGCATAACTGATTAG
- a CDS encoding TetR/AcrR family transcriptional regulator, whose product MGSSKELILTNARQLFAERGFKGTTVALIAQLSHVTDAAIYRHYKSKQQIFDKIIEELLSEYKEMLNEIKARQKSGYCLLETLIQDVVVFVNENETGYKVILTTYATIPSAKIAMENMTDALKETIKACLERGIKDGTVREDIEIDNTAEIITWLLAGLNRRRIFWPEREGITEPAVTFCLNSIKGF is encoded by the coding sequence ATGGGTTCATCCAAAGAACTAATTCTTACTAATGCACGCCAATTATTCGCTGAAAGAGGCTTTAAGGGGACAACAGTTGCCCTTATCGCACAGCTTTCTCATGTGACAGATGCTGCTATCTACAGACATTACAAGTCTAAGCAGCAAATCTTTGACAAAATTATCGAAGAACTGCTCAGTGAATACAAAGAGATGCTCAATGAGATTAAGGCTCGCCAAAAATCCGGCTACTGCCTTTTAGAAACTCTCATTCAGGACGTTGTGGTTTTTGTTAACGAAAATGAGACAGGATACAAAGTAATCCTAACAACATATGCCACAATTCCAAGTGCCAAAATTGCTATGGAAAATATGACTGACGCACTGAAAGAAACCATTAAAGCCTGCCTTGAGCGCGGCATTAAAGATGGTACCGTGCGTGAAGATATTGAAATAGACAACACAGCCGAGATCATTACATGGCTTCTTGCGGGACTTAACCGTCGCCGCATTTTCTGGCCGGAGCGTGAAGGTATTACCGAACCGGCAGTTACCTTCTGTCTCAATTCCATCAAAGGCTTTTAG
- a CDS encoding rhodanese-like domain-containing protein encodes MQCIRKILFVLILVCSVSVAVAAELSRYSAEEVYDFLRNTDSAVVILDVRTPEEYASGHISGALLYDYHGKEFVRKLLELPRNAVYVVYCATGYRSIRTARFLQEAGYDVIHLDGGIEVWKALQFPIVK; translated from the coding sequence ATGCAGTGTATACGTAAGATACTTTTTGTGTTGATATTGGTGTGTAGCGTTTCCGTAGCAGTTGCAGCAGAACTTTCGCGGTATTCTGCGGAAGAGGTATATGACTTTTTACGTAATACAGATAGTGCTGTAGTTATATTAGATGTACGTACACCGGAAGAGTATGCATCCGGTCATATTTCAGGGGCATTGCTTTATGACTACCATGGAAAGGAGTTTGTACGGAAGCTGTTAGAATTACCACGGAATGCTGTGTATGTCGTCTATTGTGCCACTGGGTATCGTAGCATTCGAACAGCGCGATTTTTACAGGAAGCGGGCTATGACGTTATTCACTTAGATGGTGGGATTGAAGTATGGAAAGCGTTACAATTTCCAATAGTTAAGTAG